One segment of Anguilla anguilla isolate fAngAng1 chromosome 1, fAngAng1.pri, whole genome shotgun sequence DNA contains the following:
- the gphb5 gene encoding glycoprotein hormone beta-5 isoform X2, protein MRQLGKELTWCRVALCCAVLLTGLGPAATGEAHVNLRRFIGCAVREFTFLARKPGCGGMHITTDACWGRCETWEPVLDPPFIESYQRVCTYNETRMVTVKLPNCSAQVDPFYTYPVALRCDCGLCATSTTECITSV, encoded by the exons ATGAGACAGCTGGGGAAGGAGCTGACATG GTGTCGGGTGGCGCTCTGCTGTGCGGTGCTGCTGACAGGCCTGGGACCCGCGGCGACGGGGGAGGCTCACGTCAACCTGCGGCGTTTCATTGGCTGCGCTGTGAGGGAGTTCACCTTCCTGGCTCGCAAACCGGGCTGCGGGGGTATGCACATCACCACCGATGCCTGCTGGGGGCGCTGTGAGACCTGGGAG CCTGTTCTGGACCCGCCCTTCATTGAGTCCTACCAGCGTGTGTGCACCTACAACGAGACCCGCATGGTGACAGTCAAGCTGCCCAACTGTTCCGCCCAGGTAGACCCCTTCTACACTTACCCAGTGGCCCTGAGGTGTGACTGCGGGCTGTGTGCCACTAGCACCACTGAGTGCATCACTTCTgtctga
- the gphb5 gene encoding glycoprotein hormone beta-5 isoform X1, protein MRQLGKELTWCRVALCCAVLLTGLGPAATGEAHVNLRRFIGCAVREFTFLARKPGCGGMHITTDACWGRCETWEKPVLDPPFIESYQRVCTYNETRMVTVKLPNCSAQVDPFYTYPVALRCDCGLCATSTTECITSV, encoded by the exons ATGAGACAGCTGGGGAAGGAGCTGACATG GTGTCGGGTGGCGCTCTGCTGTGCGGTGCTGCTGACAGGCCTGGGACCCGCGGCGACGGGGGAGGCTCACGTCAACCTGCGGCGTTTCATTGGCTGCGCTGTGAGGGAGTTCACCTTCCTGGCTCGCAAACCGGGCTGCGGGGGTATGCACATCACCACCGATGCCTGCTGGGGGCGCTGTGAGACCTGGGAG AAGCCTGTTCTGGACCCGCCCTTCATTGAGTCCTACCAGCGTGTGTGCACCTACAACGAGACCCGCATGGTGACAGTCAAGCTGCCCAACTGTTCCGCCCAGGTAGACCCCTTCTACACTTACCCAGTGGCCCTGAGGTGTGACTGCGGGCTGTGTGCCACTAGCACCACTGAGTGCATCACTTCTgtctga